From the Primulina tabacum isolate GXHZ01 chromosome 3, ASM2559414v2, whole genome shotgun sequence genome, one window contains:
- the LOC142539161 gene encoding uncharacterized protein LOC142539161 isoform X2: MEEEVEKFLRRKADGEGADLTFPPHRPHHESSFFEYFILRGVKFHSHQHDSFSCSFQVPPRLTDENGNLAVGAISALVDEIGAAAIHREGLAMDVSVDMSISYLSPAKVNVWRCQLRSYLFVECVNWLEHLKGVNRMLKEEF; this comes from the exons ATGGAGGAGGAGGTGGAAAAATTTCTGAGGAGAAAGGCAGATGGCGAAGGAGCCGATCTCACCTTTCCTCCTCACCGACCCCACCACGAATCGAGCTTCTTCGAGTATTTCATCCTTAGAGGCGTCAAATTCCACTCTCACCAACACGATtccttctcttgttctttccaAGTCCCCCCTCGCCTCACT GATGAAAATGGGAACTTGGCTGTGGGTGCTATATCAGCTTTAGTAGATGAAATCGGGGCTGCGGCCATTCATCGGGAGGGTCTGGCCATGGATGTATCGGTGGACATGTCCATCTCTTATCTCTCCCCTGCTAAGGTCAAT GTGTGGAGATGCCAACTGAGGAGCTACCTTTTTGTGGAGTGTGTGAATTGGTTGGAACACCTTAAAGGTGTGAATCGTATGTTGAAAGAGGAATTTTGA
- the LOC142539161 gene encoding uncharacterized protein LOC142539161 isoform X3: protein MEEEVEKFLRRKADGEGADLTFPPHRPHHESSFFEYFILRGVKFHSHQHDSFSCSFQVPPRLTDENGNLAVGAISALVDEIGAAAIHREGLAMDVSVDMSISYLSPAKVNAKRSLTVILEFTY, encoded by the exons ATGGAGGAGGAGGTGGAAAAATTTCTGAGGAGAAAGGCAGATGGCGAAGGAGCCGATCTCACCTTTCCTCCTCACCGACCCCACCACGAATCGAGCTTCTTCGAGTATTTCATCCTTAGAGGCGTCAAATTCCACTCTCACCAACACGATtccttctcttgttctttccaAGTCCCCCCTCGCCTCACT GATGAAAATGGGAACTTGGCTGTGGGTGCTATATCAGCTTTAGTAGATGAAATCGGGGCTGCGGCCATTCATCGGGAGGGTCTGGCCATGGATGTATCGGTGGACATGTCCATCTCTTATCTCTCCCCTGCTAAGGTCAAT GCCAAGAGATCCTTGACTGTTATCCTGGAATTTACTTATTAA